A genomic region of Actinomycetota bacterium contains the following coding sequences:
- the upp gene encoding uracil phosphoribosyltransferase gives MPSAAAHVVDHPAAAELLARLRDISTGPEAFRDAATRLGAVLALEATSDIPTHDVTIESPLGPASGRRIARAIVAVPVLRAGLGLLSGVELVLPRLSVGMVGLERDDVTLRPRRYYEKFPPLAGAWVLVLEPMLATGGSAAAAVSAVVEEAERVVVLAVVATPRSLEAVGEVAPDVRVVTAALDPRLDDNGYIVPGLGDFGDRLWGTPHA, from the coding sequence GTGCCATCCGCCGCCGCCCACGTCGTCGACCATCCGGCGGCGGCCGAACTCCTCGCACGGCTGCGAGACATCAGCACCGGTCCGGAGGCGTTCCGCGACGCGGCCACGCGCCTCGGCGCCGTGCTCGCACTCGAAGCCACCAGCGACATCCCGACGCACGACGTGACGATCGAGAGCCCACTCGGACCGGCATCGGGCCGACGCATCGCGCGTGCGATCGTCGCGGTCCCGGTGCTCCGCGCCGGGCTCGGCCTGTTGAGCGGTGTCGAGCTCGTTCTACCGCGGCTCAGCGTCGGGATGGTCGGGCTCGAACGCGACGACGTGACGCTGCGCCCGCGGCGCTACTACGAGAAGTTCCCGCCGCTCGCGGGAGCCTGGGTGCTCGTGCTCGAACCGATGCTCGCCACCGGCGGGAGCGCTGCGGCAGCGGTCTCGGCGGTCGTCGAGGAGGCCGAGCGCGTGGTCGTCCTGGCTGTCGTTGCGACGCCGCGGTCCCTCGAGGCCGTCGGTGAGGTCGCACCGGACGTCAGGGTCGTCACGGCGGCGCTCGATCCGCGCCTGGATGACAACGGCTACATCGTGCCCGGCCTCGGCGACTTCGGGGATCGGCTCTGGGGCACGCCTCACGCCTGA
- a CDS encoding BMP family ABC transporter substrate-binding protein: MRSPAAVLLAVALTLGATCDDTGPTAAPSPTTTSGGSPRVVDEPDGRLVWGVVLPPPRTTDHVLIEDYRAAVAALLETDPEGIDEARVVAPESVTFRRDMLRFLAEEDTAYTCALGAGASEDVLPIARDHPDLAFCAVGDRVVEPPANVLTVDVRIEELAYLAGVAAAASAAEQPRPEGEVPTLGFVARQATPHTEGQRRAYTEGVRSVVEGARIVSEFVGNVSDADQRDVTAGLVANQYLGGAEAVYVASDIDASRAVEVAREAQRPIVGLAPALGQALATEDPPPVLFTGRVAVEPVLALVLERYVTGFTGGAATFGLADDVLEPVPGLPDLYAGVAASVEPVEGQMRAGELVIERS; this comes from the coding sequence GTGCGCAGTCCCGCCGCGGTCCTGCTGGCCGTCGCGCTCACCCTGGGCGCGACGTGCGACGACACGGGACCGACCGCCGCGCCCTCGCCCACGACCACTTCCGGTGGATCACCCCGTGTCGTCGACGAGCCAGACGGCCGCCTCGTGTGGGGCGTCGTCCTGCCGCCGCCACGCACGACCGATCACGTCCTGATCGAGGACTACCGCGCGGCGGTCGCGGCGCTGCTCGAGACCGACCCTGAAGGGATCGATGAGGCGCGGGTCGTGGCTCCGGAGAGCGTGACGTTCCGCCGCGACATGCTGCGCTTCCTCGCCGAGGAGGACACCGCCTACACCTGTGCCCTCGGCGCAGGCGCGAGCGAGGATGTGCTCCCCATCGCGCGCGACCACCCCGATCTCGCGTTCTGCGCGGTCGGAGACCGGGTCGTCGAGCCGCCGGCCAACGTCCTGACCGTGGATGTCCGCATCGAGGAGCTGGCCTACCTCGCTGGCGTGGCGGCTGCGGCGAGCGCTGCCGAGCAGCCACGCCCCGAGGGCGAGGTGCCGACGTTGGGGTTCGTGGCGCGACAGGCGACACCGCACACCGAGGGGCAGCGACGCGCCTACACCGAGGGTGTCCGCAGCGTCGTCGAGGGAGCCCGGATCGTCTCCGAGTTCGTCGGGAACGTGTCGGATGCGGACCAGCGCGACGTGACCGCCGGCCTCGTGGCCAACCAGTACCTGGGCGGCGCCGAGGCGGTGTACGTCGCCTCGGACATCGACGCATCGCGAGCGGTCGAGGTCGCGCGCGAGGCGCAGCGTCCGATCGTCGGCCTCGCGCCGGCGCTGGGACAGGCGCTGGCGACGGAGGATCCTCCTCCGGTCCTCTTCACCGGTCGGGTAGCGGTCGAGCCGGTGCTCGCGCTCGTGCTCGAACGCTACGTCACCGGCTTCACGGGCGGTGCCGCGACCTTCGGACTCGCTGACGATGTGCTCGAACCGGTGCCGGGCCTCCCCGACCTGTACGCCGGTGTGGCGGCCAGCGTGGAGCCGGTCGAAGGGCAGATGCGCGCTGGCGAGCTGGTCATCGAACGGTCGTGA
- the pyk gene encoding pyruvate kinase — MRRAKIVATLGPALDDPGKLKAALAAGIDVVRVNFSHGSHDQHASRLEQVREAASALDRNVGSIGDLQGPKIRLGVVPEEGVELVDGAEAILHSGQDSLEDYDDGTGTPVIPVVYEELADDVEPGALVLIDDGLLRLVVSRVEAPYVHTRVVAGGMAKSRKGVNLPGVAVSAHSLTDKDRADVEAMVDMEVDWIALSFVRRREDVEETRDLVRACGGEAPIVAKLERPEVVDDLEGIIEASDAVMVARGDLGVEIGPERVPALQKEIIAQSNRTGRPVITATEMLDSMIRNARPTRAEASDVANAVFDGTDAVMLSGETAVGRYPVEAVRTMARIIEVAEASPQLVHPPEPPARGLSIARVVAKAAVLAAEDVEARAIVVFSLSGSSVQLVSKFRPTVPIIGLTTRSRSLHRLALMWGTNGALVPEKDHSRDLIVAADEICLREGYGQRGDAVVIVSGIPGGGGGTNRVLVHRLGESPE, encoded by the coding sequence GTGCGTCGGGCCAAGATCGTCGCCACGCTGGGTCCTGCGCTGGACGATCCGGGCAAGCTCAAGGCGGCGCTGGCGGCCGGGATCGACGTCGTGCGGGTGAACTTCTCGCACGGCAGCCACGACCAGCACGCGAGCCGGCTCGAGCAGGTCCGAGAGGCGGCCAGCGCGCTGGACCGCAACGTCGGCAGCATCGGGGACCTGCAGGGACCGAAGATCCGCCTCGGTGTGGTCCCCGAGGAGGGGGTCGAACTCGTCGACGGAGCCGAGGCGATCCTGCACAGCGGCCAGGACTCCCTCGAGGACTACGACGACGGCACGGGGACGCCGGTGATCCCGGTCGTGTACGAGGAGCTAGCCGACGACGTCGAGCCGGGTGCGCTGGTGCTCATCGATGACGGGCTCCTGCGGCTGGTCGTCTCGCGCGTGGAGGCGCCGTACGTGCACACACGCGTCGTCGCGGGGGGGATGGCGAAGTCCCGCAAGGGTGTGAACCTGCCCGGAGTGGCGGTGTCGGCCCACAGCCTGACCGACAAGGACCGGGCGGACGTCGAGGCGATGGTCGACATGGAGGTGGACTGGATCGCGCTGTCGTTCGTCCGCCGTCGCGAGGACGTCGAGGAGACCCGCGATCTCGTGCGTGCGTGCGGCGGCGAAGCCCCGATCGTCGCCAAGCTCGAGCGCCCCGAGGTTGTCGACGACCTCGAGGGCATCATCGAGGCATCGGATGCCGTGATGGTCGCGCGTGGTGACCTCGGCGTCGAGATCGGTCCCGAGCGTGTCCCGGCGCTGCAGAAGGAGATCATCGCCCAGTCCAACCGCACGGGACGACCGGTGATCACGGCGACCGAGATGCTCGACTCGATGATCCGCAACGCGCGGCCGACGCGGGCTGAGGCGTCGGACGTGGCCAACGCCGTCTTCGACGGCACCGACGCGGTGATGCTCTCGGGTGAGACCGCGGTGGGACGCTACCCCGTCGAGGCGGTGCGCACGATGGCCCGGATCATCGAGGTCGCCGAGGCCAGCCCCCAGCTCGTCCACCCGCCCGAACCGCCTGCACGCGGACTGTCGATCGCACGGGTCGTCGCCAAGGCCGCCGTGCTGGCCGCCGAGGACGTCGAAGCACGCGCCATCGTGGTCTTCAGCCTCTCGGGCTCGTCGGTGCAGCTGGTGTCCAAGTTCCGCCCCACCGTGCCCATCATCGGCCTGACCACCCGGTCGCGGTCGCTGCATCGGCTCGCGCTGATGTGGGGGACGAACGGGGCGCTCGTCCCCGAGAAGGACCACTCGCGAGACCTCATCGTCGCCGCTGACGAGATCTGCCTGCGCGAGGGCTACGGACAGCGGGGCGATGCGGTCGTCATCGTCTCGGGGATACCTGGCGGCGGCGGCGGGACCAACCGGGTGCTCGTGCACCGGCTCGGCGAGTCACCAGAGTGA
- a CDS encoding nitroreductase family deazaflavin-dependent oxidoreductase — translation MDVPDELRDERYCYLSTQGRVTGRRHTAELWFLPAEGGVHLMSGSGGLTQWCLNLQAEEQGVLRIADRTWLARVSFLAPNDPERREVLQRFHEHYDPPGKDRLESWVRDATVAHLVFVRELT, via the coding sequence GTGGACGTGCCGGATGAGCTCCGCGATGAGCGCTACTGCTACCTGAGCACGCAGGGCAGGGTCACGGGGCGACGCCACACGGCGGAGCTGTGGTTCCTGCCCGCGGAGGGTGGCGTCCACCTGATGAGCGGATCCGGCGGGTTGACCCAGTGGTGCCTGAACCTGCAGGCCGAGGAGCAGGGTGTGTTGCGCATCGCGGACCGCACGTGGCTGGCGCGCGTGTCGTTCCTCGCGCCCAACGACCCCGAACGGCGCGAGGTGCTGCAGCGGTTCCACGAGCACTACGACCCGCCCGGCAAGGACCGTCTCGAGTCGTGGGTGCGGGATGCCACGGTCGCTCACCTCGTGTTCGTTCGCGAGCTGACCTGA
- a CDS encoding class I SAM-dependent methyltransferase, which produces MAEDPTDLLAAARRGDPAWFERLYAEAAGDPGRIPWASLTPHPYLSNWLRTADGEDRRAVVVGCGLGDDAEALASAGFDVTAFDLSPTAIAWARTRFPVSAVDYQVADLFQLGADWAHAFDVVWEARTIQSLPPDRHADAATAIGRIVGDFGIVLVDLLVAVGAHGWQGPPWPVAPEALRGFTDAGVAETDRTELAQVDPGVREVVLHLSRLPRG; this is translated from the coding sequence ATGGCCGAGGATCCGACCGACCTGCTCGCCGCCGCCCGACGGGGCGACCCGGCGTGGTTCGAGCGCCTGTACGCGGAGGCTGCGGGCGACCCGGGCCGCATCCCGTGGGCGTCGCTCACGCCCCACCCGTACCTGTCGAACTGGCTCCGGACCGCCGATGGGGAGGATCGGCGCGCCGTCGTGGTCGGCTGTGGGCTCGGAGACGACGCCGAGGCGCTCGCCTCAGCCGGCTTCGACGTGACCGCCTTCGACCTGTCGCCGACCGCGATCGCGTGGGCGCGCACCCGCTTCCCCGTTTCGGCGGTGGACTACCAGGTCGCCGATCTGTTCCAGCTCGGTGCTGACTGGGCGCACGCCTTCGACGTCGTCTGGGAGGCCCGCACGATCCAGTCGCTGCCTCCGGACCGTCACGCGGACGCGGCCACCGCGATCGGGCGTATCGTCGGTGACTTCGGCATCGTGCTGGTCGATCTGCTGGTAGCGGTCGGCGCGCACGGCTGGCAGGGCCCGCCGTGGCCAGTGGCACCCGAGGCGCTCCGCGGTTTCACCGATGCTGGTGTCGCCGAGACCGACCGCACCGAGCTCGCGCAGGTCGATCCCGGCGTGCGGGAGGTCGTCCTCCACCTCAGCCGGCTGCCCCGGGGCTGA
- a CDS encoding DUF4235 domain-containing protein, translated as MPTHTDTETAHRYAWKVAAGLAAAVGAAVARNVAGRGWRVATGREAPRNPASSDTTWRDALVWAALLGLAAGLARTLSRRGAAEAWRYVDGSYPAELRPAP; from the coding sequence ATGCCCACGCACACCGACACCGAGACCGCGCACCGCTACGCGTGGAAGGTCGCGGCGGGCCTCGCCGCCGCGGTCGGCGCCGCGGTGGCACGCAACGTCGCGGGGCGCGGCTGGCGTGTCGCGACCGGGAGGGAGGCGCCCCGGAACCCCGCCTCCTCCGACACCACCTGGCGTGATGCCCTGGTCTGGGCTGCGCTGCTCGGGCTCGCCGCCGGTCTGGCACGGACACTGTCGCGGCGGGGTGCAGCCGAGGCGTGGCGGTACGTCGACGGTTCCTACCCCGCGGAGCTACGCCCGGCACCGTGA
- a CDS encoding Coenzyme F420 hydrogenase/dehydrogenase, beta subunit C-terminal domain — MGDVHWRELYHEVVNSGLCTGCAACVMACPQDVLGYTNDYYPVQIGDGMGFDQCVIGDRGCDICTRACPRFRAWESDIDEALFGRRREPDEIYGIYRSMLLTRATDQGVHEAGQDGGLVSTLLIWGFEHERIDGALTSAIVDKRGPFDSEPFLARSREDVLATAGSRYTYSANPLAMAEAEDDKLKQIALVGMSCQASINGSIEAYGVNKYKRKIALVIGLLCSKTFTYEGQREVLATHGIAVEDVTKINVKGRYMVWTRDGAYHEIPLKELHPHTRPGCKLCPDFAAEHADISTGGIGSDDNWTLTVVRTVRGEEWMKGVIDAGLIEAKPAQDDPVAMSLLEKLSAKSRKRWPTELLPEGDRAPALLPVVG, encoded by the coding sequence ATGGGCGATGTCCACTGGCGCGAGCTGTACCACGAGGTCGTGAACAGCGGCCTGTGCACCGGATGCGCCGCGTGTGTGATGGCGTGCCCACAGGACGTGCTCGGCTACACCAACGACTACTACCCCGTCCAGATCGGCGACGGGATGGGCTTCGATCAGTGCGTCATCGGCGACCGTGGCTGTGACATCTGCACCCGCGCGTGCCCGCGGTTCCGGGCCTGGGAGTCCGACATCGACGAGGCGCTGTTCGGCCGCCGCCGCGAGCCCGATGAGATCTACGGCATCTACCGGTCAATGCTCCTGACGCGTGCCACCGATCAGGGTGTGCACGAGGCGGGACAGGATGGTGGTCTCGTCTCGACGTTGCTCATCTGGGGTTTCGAGCACGAGCGCATCGACGGGGCACTCACCTCAGCCATCGTCGATAAGCGCGGTCCGTTCGACTCCGAGCCGTTCCTGGCGCGGTCGCGGGAGGACGTCCTGGCGACGGCCGGATCGCGCTACACGTACTCCGCGAACCCGCTGGCGATGGCCGAGGCGGAGGACGACAAGCTCAAGCAGATCGCGCTCGTCGGGATGTCGTGCCAGGCATCCATCAACGGCTCGATCGAGGCCTACGGGGTCAACAAGTACAAGCGCAAGATCGCGCTGGTGATCGGACTGCTGTGCTCGAAGACGTTCACGTACGAGGGTCAGCGGGAGGTGCTCGCCACGCACGGCATCGCGGTTGAGGACGTGACGAAGATCAACGTCAAGGGCCGCTACATGGTGTGGACCCGCGACGGGGCGTACCACGAGATCCCGCTCAAGGAACTGCACCCGCATACCCGCCCGGGGTGCAAGCTCTGCCCTGACTTCGCGGCGGAGCACGCCGACATCTCGACCGGCGGGATCGGCTCCGACGACAACTGGACCCTCACGGTCGTCCGGACGGTGCGAGGCGAGGAGTGGATGAAGGGGGTCATCGACGCGGGCCTCATCGAGGCTAAGCCGGCGCAGGACGACCCGGTCGCGATGAGCCTGCTGGAGAAGCTCTCGGCGAAGTCGAGGAAGCGCTGGCCGACCGAGCTGCTCCCCGAGGGCGACCGCGCCCCGGCGCTCCTGCCCGTCGTCGGCTGA
- a CDS encoding enoyl-CoA hydratase/isomerase family protein: protein MQIHRHDSDDGVTTLTLDDGAKNALDTDVFRAIAEAFDTASDARAIVLAGREGALSAGLNVKVLPTLDRDGLVELLTVFGRTMMRIWTDPHPVVCAATGHALAGGTMLAMACDHAVAAEGQFAWGLIETTIDFELPRFGIALAGANVRNDRLEDLLLPGRRIGPSEAVEVGFADELAPPDEVLARAQAHAAQLAQLPAGAYAGTKARLRQAAADEVLAGIDDDIAALVRRTHG, encoded by the coding sequence ATGCAGATCCACCGCCACGACAGCGACGACGGCGTCACGACGCTGACGCTCGACGATGGCGCCAAGAACGCGCTCGACACCGACGTCTTCCGTGCCATCGCCGAAGCGTTCGACACGGCTTCGGACGCCAGGGCCATCGTGCTCGCGGGGCGCGAGGGCGCCCTCAGCGCCGGGCTCAACGTCAAGGTCCTGCCGACGCTCGACCGCGACGGTCTCGTGGAGCTGCTCACGGTGTTCGGCCGCACGATGATGCGGATCTGGACCGATCCCCACCCGGTCGTGTGCGCCGCCACCGGCCACGCCCTGGCCGGTGGGACCATGCTCGCGATGGCGTGCGACCACGCGGTCGCGGCCGAGGGCCAGTTCGCGTGGGGCCTGATCGAGACCACCATCGACTTCGAGCTGCCCCGGTTCGGTATCGCGCTTGCGGGCGCCAACGTGCGCAACGACCGCCTCGAGGACCTGCTCCTCCCCGGGCGCCGTATCGGACCTTCCGAAGCGGTCGAGGTCGGCTTCGCCGACGAGCTCGCCCCGCCCGACGAGGTCCTCGCGCGAGCCCAGGCCCACGCGGCCCAGCTCGCGCAGCTACCGGCTGGCGCGTACGCCGGCACGAAGGCGCGGCTGCGCCAAGCAGCCGCGGACGAGGTTCTCGCCGGCATCGACGACGACATCGCCGCACTCGTGCGACGCACACACGGCTGA
- a CDS encoding dCMP deaminase family protein, giving the protein MFRPEEYAHPGRRSWDDYFLDLAQAASTRATCSRRKHGAVIVKGRRTVSTGYNGAPSGYPHCEDGACPRAASDAKQGHDYDSCIAIHAEANALLFATPEDRDGATLYCTGAPCFGCAKLIANSGVAEVVASGGRYEGWDQVRGFLLGCDVRVRLLDGLEGAPQIELRPVERA; this is encoded by the coding sequence ATGTTCCGCCCCGAGGAGTACGCCCACCCCGGCCGACGGTCGTGGGACGACTACTTCCTGGACCTCGCGCAGGCGGCGTCCACCCGGGCCACGTGCAGTCGACGCAAGCACGGCGCCGTGATCGTCAAGGGTCGCCGCACCGTCTCCACGGGCTACAACGGCGCCCCGTCCGGCTACCCGCACTGCGAGGACGGGGCCTGTCCACGCGCCGCCAGCGACGCCAAGCAGGGCCACGACTACGACTCGTGCATCGCCATCCACGCCGAGGCGAACGCCCTGCTGTTCGCGACGCCCGAGGACCGTGACGGCGCGACGCTGTACTGCACCGGTGCCCCGTGCTTCGGCTGCGCCAAGCTCATCGCCAACTCGGGGGTCGCCGAGGTGGTCGCCAGCGGGGGGCGTTACGAGGGCTGGGACCAGGTCCGCGGCTTCCTGCTGGGCTGCGACGTACGCGTCCGGCTCCTCGATGGCCTCGAGGGGGCACCGCAGATCGAGCTCCGCCCCGTGGAGCGCGCCTGA
- the hppD gene encoding 4-hydroxyphenylpyruvate dioxygenase, whose protein sequence is MTDDIAIKGYDAIEFWVGNAKQAAHFYRTAFGFELVGYAGPETGVRDRASYVLKQRSLRFVLTTGLTPDHEIVAHQARHGDGVRDVAFTVADAEDAFRLAVERGATPLREPQVEEDDQGKVVISAIEAYGDTIHSFVQRDDYSGVYLPGYEPTGADPLARATGLSGIDHVVCNVELGAMDEWASFYSRILGFSEFRHFTDEDISTEYTALMSKVLWDGVGRIKLPINEPAESKKKSQIEEYLEAYRGPGVQHLAISTGDIISTVRDLRSRGISFLEVPPEYYEDAKARVGEVDEAWDDLAELGILVDRDDEGYLLQIFTEPIEDRPTLFYEVIQRHGATGFGLGNFKALFEAIERAQERRGNL, encoded by the coding sequence GTGACCGACGACATCGCCATCAAGGGCTACGACGCCATCGAGTTCTGGGTCGGCAACGCCAAGCAGGCTGCCCACTTCTACCGCACCGCGTTCGGCTTCGAGCTGGTGGGCTACGCCGGCCCGGAGACGGGGGTGCGCGATCGAGCCAGCTACGTGCTGAAGCAGCGCTCTCTGCGCTTCGTGCTGACGACCGGACTCACGCCCGACCACGAGATCGTCGCCCATCAGGCCCGCCACGGCGATGGTGTGCGGGACGTCGCCTTCACCGTCGCCGACGCCGAGGATGCGTTCCGTCTGGCGGTCGAGCGGGGCGCCACGCCGTTGCGTGAGCCCCAGGTGGAGGAGGACGACCAGGGGAAGGTCGTGATCAGCGCCATCGAGGCCTACGGCGACACGATCCACTCGTTCGTGCAGCGTGACGACTACTCCGGGGTGTACCTGCCCGGCTACGAGCCGACCGGCGCCGATCCTCTCGCCCGGGCGACCGGCCTCAGCGGTATCGACCACGTCGTGTGCAACGTCGAGCTCGGCGCCATGGACGAGTGGGCGAGCTTCTACTCCCGCATCCTCGGCTTCAGCGAGTTCCGCCACTTCACCGACGAGGACATCTCGACCGAGTACACCGCTCTGATGTCGAAGGTGCTGTGGGACGGCGTCGGCCGTATCAAGCTGCCCATCAACGAGCCCGCCGAGAGCAAGAAGAAGTCGCAGATCGAGGAGTACCTCGAGGCGTACCGCGGCCCCGGCGTGCAGCACCTGGCGATCTCGACCGGCGACATCATCAGCACCGTGCGCGACCTGCGCAGCCGCGGGATCAGCTTCCTCGAGGTCCCACCGGAGTACTACGAGGACGCCAAGGCGCGCGTGGGTGAGGTCGACGAGGCCTGGGACGACCTCGCGGAGCTGGGCATCCTGGTCGACCGTGACGACGAGGGCTACCTGCTGCAGATCTTCACCGAGCCGATCGAGGATCGGCCCACCCTGTTCTACGAGGTGATCCAGCGGCACGGCGCCACCGGCTTCGGACTGGGCAACTTCAAGGCGCTGTTCGAGGCCATCGAACGCGCCCAGGAGCGGCGCGGCAACCTCTGA
- a CDS encoding (2Fe-2S) ferredoxin domain-containing protein, whose amino-acid sequence MARAGMPRKFVFVCVNERPAEHPRPSCITRGSADIFNAFRETTGRLGLDDVKVVASGCLEPCMVGPTVFVAPDNVWYGGVTEADVATICEQHLADDQPVEFLRIGPPEFELSPLEGRADLPPGMIPPV is encoded by the coding sequence GTGGCCCGCGCTGGCATGCCGCGCAAGTTCGTGTTCGTCTGCGTGAACGAGCGTCCCGCCGAGCACCCGCGCCCGTCCTGCATCACGAGAGGCTCGGCCGACATCTTCAACGCCTTCCGCGAGACCACGGGGCGGCTCGGCCTGGACGACGTGAAGGTCGTTGCGTCGGGTTGCCTCGAACCGTGCATGGTCGGGCCGACCGTCTTCGTCGCCCCGGACAACGTCTGGTACGGCGGTGTCACCGAGGCCGACGTGGCGACGATCTGCGAACAGCACCTCGCCGACGATCAGCCGGTCGAGTTCCTCCGTATCGGACCACCCGAGTTCGAACTGTCGCCCCTCGAGGGCCGCGCCGACCTGCCTCCGGGCATGATCCCCCCCGTCTGA
- a CDS encoding CoA-binding protein has protein sequence MPADPARTMLGYARRIAVVGVSDKPWRDSHSVSAAMLHQGYDVVPVNPNVDEVFDRRVYPSLRDVPGGIDVVNVFRRASALPEVAREAVEIGARGVWVQLGLRSPEARRIVEDAGLDYVEDRCIKVEVSRFRGELELPPER, from the coding sequence ATGCCCGCCGATCCGGCACGGACGATGCTCGGCTACGCACGTCGCATCGCGGTGGTCGGCGTCTCCGACAAGCCCTGGCGTGACAGCCACAGCGTCAGCGCGGCCATGCTGCACCAGGGCTACGACGTCGTGCCCGTCAACCCCAACGTCGATGAGGTGTTCGACCGTCGCGTCTACCCCTCGTTGCGTGACGTGCCGGGCGGGATCGACGTGGTCAACGTGTTCCGGAGGGCGTCCGCGCTGCCGGAGGTCGCCCGTGAGGCGGTCGAGATCGGAGCGCGCGGGGTCTGGGTGCAGTTGGGCCTGCGGTCGCCCGAGGCCCGCCGGATCGTCGAGGACGCCGGGCTCGACTACGTCGAGGACCGCTGCATCAAGGTCGAGGTCTCGCGCTTCCGGGGCGAGCTCGAGCTGCCTCCCGAGCGGTGA
- the folP gene encoding dihydropteroate synthase, producing MGIVNNTPDSFYDRGASFGIERTLRRARTLLTEGAQIIDVGGIRGGPGDDVSVGEEIARVVPIVAGIREADERALLSVDTWRAPVADAVLTAGADIVNDVTGAHDPEILAVVAAHDAAYVAMHHGGQPRSRPLRSSFLPDVTTAVVEHCRMLTERAIAAGVRRDRLIVDPGHDFGKNTYHSLELSRRLPELAALGFPVLVALSNKDFIGETLGVPLEERIDGSIAAAVFCALRGAHIVRVHEVARTGQALRMVEALLGWRFPAATVRGLE from the coding sequence ATGGGCATCGTCAATAACACCCCGGACTCGTTCTACGACCGCGGCGCCTCGTTCGGCATCGAGCGCACTCTGCGACGCGCCCGCACGCTCCTGACGGAGGGTGCCCAGATCATCGATGTAGGGGGGATCCGCGGCGGGCCTGGCGACGATGTGTCGGTCGGGGAGGAGATCGCCCGCGTCGTGCCGATCGTGGCCGGTATCCGCGAGGCCGATGAGAGAGCGCTCCTGTCGGTCGACACCTGGCGGGCGCCCGTGGCGGATGCCGTGCTCACGGCCGGGGCGGACATCGTCAACGACGTGACCGGCGCCCACGATCCCGAGATCCTGGCGGTCGTGGCCGCTCACGATGCGGCGTACGTGGCGATGCACCACGGCGGCCAGCCGCGCTCGCGACCCCTGCGCAGCAGTTTCCTGCCGGACGTCACCACCGCCGTCGTGGAGCACTGCCGGATGCTGACCGAGCGTGCCATCGCGGCCGGAGTGCGACGCGACCGCCTGATCGTCGATCCCGGTCACGACTTCGGCAAGAACACCTACCACTCGCTCGAGCTGTCACGTCGCCTTCCGGAACTCGCCGCACTCGGGTTCCCGGTCCTGGTGGCGTTGTCCAACAAGGACTTCATCGGCGAGACGCTCGGCGTGCCGCTCGAGGAACGCATCGACGGCAGCATCGCGGCAGCGGTGTTCTGCGCCCTGCGCGGCGCCCACATCGTCCGTGTCCACGAGGTCGCCCGGACCGGCCAGGCGCTGCGGATGGTGGAGGCTCTGCTGGGGTGGCGGTTCCCGGCGGCGACGGTCCGCGGGTTGGAGTGA
- a CDS encoding DivIVA domain-containing protein, giving the protein MTRREPQRPGWLVPTPGEIRAVRFPLALQGYDPDHVDVTFSALADAYEELYVAAGPAAIARAQERLEQRRLEVTEPPATVRSTSAGDGASTAEIS; this is encoded by the coding sequence ATGACGCGCCGGGAGCCCCAGAGGCCGGGTTGGCTCGTACCGACGCCGGGGGAGATCCGCGCCGTCCGTTTCCCGCTCGCGTTGCAGGGCTACGACCCCGACCACGTGGACGTGACCTTCAGCGCGCTCGCGGACGCCTACGAGGAGCTGTACGTGGCGGCGGGACCGGCGGCCATCGCGCGCGCGCAGGAACGGCTCGAGCAGCGGCGCCTCGAGGTGACCGAACCACCTGCGACCGTCCGGTCCACGAGCGCAGGGGACGGGGCGTCCACCGCTGAGATCAGCTGA